One genomic window of Channa argus isolate prfri chromosome 5, Channa argus male v1.0, whole genome shotgun sequence includes the following:
- the cfap20dc gene encoding uncharacterized protein C3orf67 homolog isoform X4, with protein sequence MFRNNYQGGAVVEIFSGQGKDPVAKWKLCGGPSAIRKEFNKEVKGFVYCLEGSSQTVKMQMPENGKMSLGLLQKYLVLQVNIPPCKDFSIELVITDSEHLKRRLHLSTVHKDLSATLLHAKIPFVGLKRNIWSTLCIDLVSFTAELFKGFLTLDGITLFATCKVRRIFTMKTEPTGMSADDMFLSGAGLTDLIPRSCQFPPDVTHVTQLMNMANLQKAETSTNPLNSDVVPDQSGTARSSSYRRARPQGVSHTASGSRASGPPPPTGRKSSAASDRMNNSALFISDMGSPSIRMNQKVSAESPSIANLCKNFSHRAPSCTHHEVLHVGPPGSLQSHLSKDKQESKNLWVLSTEKEKVASSDMCSFSPLRETSRAAPTPAESLSCSIQQGLSSDLRVWSSWECNEGPEPQLTLQEEVFTFSSHPHSPKRGQDHGDQEKLEMVDDQVQSRSRRRHEAQPEDDFIGSESDEDKTYTTFQHQRTGTDSSTATPRSPGLTLNTQHDDHVESHNMHQTSRNELSAATINMLSASHERGEPARMGPTRCLSPAATPSRQCGLHGTEIVTQVLKVKDSVSLSRRLLQEVKMDNFPQNKEEDDDETLKAVDSSHYEVDLLGSLQMHGDDDEELQMLASLKREQEEDECRASGLSASQIHQCNVSISMSSDDTSTWTHISMPANQGHHYQNEMNPLLHSNPRRG encoded by the exons ATGTTCAGGAATAATTATCAG GGTGGCGCTGTGGTGGAAATATTCAGCGGACAGGGAAAAGACCCTGTAGCAAAATGGAAACTTTGCGGAGGGCCGTCAGCCATCCGTAAG GAGTTTAATAAAGAAGTCAAAGGCTTTGTTTACTGTCTGGAGGGAAGCAGCCAGACAGTCAAGATGCAAATGCCAGAGAATGGGAAAATGTCTC TTGGGCTTCTTCAAAAATACCTGGTACTTCAAGTGAATATTCCTCCATGCAAAGATTTCTCCATTGAGCTTGT GATAACTGACTCTGAGCACCTGAAAAGGAGACTTCACTTATCAACAGTGCATAAAGATCTGTCTGCTACACTTTTACATGCAAAGATACCTTTTGTAGGATTGAAGCGTAATATT TGGTCTACTTTGTGCATCGACCTCGTATCATTCACTGCTGAACTGTTTAAAGGATTTTTGACTCTGGATGGCATCACATTGTTTGCCACCTGTAAAGTCCGCAGAATCTTCACCATGAAAACAGAGCCTACAGGAATGTCAGCTGATG ATATGTTTCTCAGTGGAGCTGGCCTCACAGACTTGATTCCTCGCAGTTGCCAGTTCCCACCAGATGTAACGCATGTAACCCAGTTGATGAACATGGCAAATTTGCAGAAGGCAGAAACGAGTACTAATCCTTTAAACTCTGACGTTG TTCCTGATCAGTCTGGCACTGCCAGATCAAGCAGTTATCGGCGAGCTAGGCCCCAGGGTGTTTCACACACAGCCTCAGGCTCCAGGGCTTCAGGACCACCCCCTCCAACTGGAAGGAAAAGCAGTGCAGCCTCAGACAGAATGAATAACAGTGCGCTCTTTATCTCAGATATG GGATCCCCATCTATTAGAATGAACCaaaaggtttctgcagaaagcCCGAGCATTGCAAACCTCTGTAAGAACTTCTCACATAGAGCACCATCATGCACTCATCATGAGG TACTACATGTAGGACCGCCTGGCAGTTTACAGTCCCACCTTTCAAAAGACAAGCAGGAGTCAAAGAATCTATGGGTCCTCAGTACTGAAAAAGAGAAGGTAGCATCATCAG ATATGTGTAGCTTCAGTCCTCTAAGGGAAACTTCCAGAGCTGCACCCACACCAGCAGAGTCTCTCTCTTGCTCAATTCAGCAAGGTTTGTCTTCTGACCTGCGAGTCTGGAGTAGCTGGGAGTGTAATGAGGGGCCTGAGCCCCAGCTCACTCTGCAAGAGGAGGTGTTCACTTTCTCATCCCATCCACACTCACCCAAACGAGGGCAAGACCACGGTGACCAGGAGAAGTTGGAGATGGTAGATGACCAGGTTcagagcaggagcaggaggcGGCATGAGGCCCAGCCTGAAGATGACTTTATTGGCAGTGAAAGTGATGAG GACAAGACCTATACAACGTTCCAGCATCAAAGAACTGGCACTGACTCCAGTACTGCTACTCCCAGAAGTCCTGGTCTAACTTTGAATACGCAACATGACGACCACGTTGAGTCCCATAACATGCACCAAACATCACGAAACGAGCTCAGCGCAGCTACTATCAATATGCTGTCTGCATCACATGAGAGAGGTGAACCAGCGAGGATGGGCCCCACGCGCTGCCTCTCGCCCGCTGCAACACCCAGCAGACAGTGTGGCCTTCATGGTACAGAGATTGTAACCCAGGTTCTGAAAGTGAAGGACAGTGTGTCACTCTCTAGGAGACTGCTACAAGAAGTCAAAATGGATAACTTCCCACAGAACAAG GAAGAAGACGATGATGAGACGCTGAAGGCTGTTGATTCCAGTCATTACGAGGTGGACCTGCTTGGCAGTCTACAGATGCATggggatgatgatgaggagctCCAAATGCTGGCAAGCCTAAAaagagagcaggaagaagatGAGTGTAGGGCCTCAGGCCTAAGTGCATCTCAGATCCACCAGTGTAATGTCAGCATCAGCATGAGCAGTGACGACACCTCTACTTGGACTCACATCTCCATG CCTGCTAATCAGGGTCACCACTATCAGAATGAAATGAACCCACTCCTACATTCAAACCCCAG gagAGGATGA
- the cfap20dc gene encoding uncharacterized protein C3orf67 homolog isoform X6: MFRNNYQGGAVVEIFSGQGKDPVAKWKLCGGPSAIRKEFNKEVKGFVYCLEGSSQTVKMQMPENGKMSLGLLQKYLVLQVNIPPCKDFSIELVITDSEHLKRRLHLSTVHKDLSATLLHAKIPFVGLKRNIWSTLCIDLVSFTAELFKGFLTLDGITLFATCKVRRIFTMKTEPTGMSADDMFLSGAGLTDLIPRSCQFPPDVTHVTQLMNMANLQKAETSTNPLNSDVVPDQSGTARSSSYRRARPQGVSHTASGSRASGPPPPTGRKSSAASDRMNNSALFISDMGSPSIRMNQKVSAESPSIANLCKNFSHRAPSCTHHEVLHVGPPGSLQSHLSKDKQESKNLWVLSTEKEKVASSDMCSFSPLRETSRAAPTPAESLSCSIQQGLSSDLRVWSSWECNEGPEPQLTLQEEVFTFSSHPHSPKRGQDHGDQEKLEMVDDQVQSRSRRRHEAQPEDDFIGSESDEDKTYTTFQHQRTGTDSSTATPRSPGLTLNTQHDDHVESHNMHQTSRNELSAATINMLSASHERGEPARMGPTRCLSPAATPSRQCGLHGTEIVTQVLKVKDSVSLSRRLLQEVKMDNFPQNKEEDDDETLKAVDSSHYEVDLLGSLQMHGDDDEELQMLASLKREQEEDECRASGLSASQIHQCNVSISMSSDDTSTWTHISMERMRL; the protein is encoded by the exons ATGTTCAGGAATAATTATCAG GGTGGCGCTGTGGTGGAAATATTCAGCGGACAGGGAAAAGACCCTGTAGCAAAATGGAAACTTTGCGGAGGGCCGTCAGCCATCCGTAAG GAGTTTAATAAAGAAGTCAAAGGCTTTGTTTACTGTCTGGAGGGAAGCAGCCAGACAGTCAAGATGCAAATGCCAGAGAATGGGAAAATGTCTC TTGGGCTTCTTCAAAAATACCTGGTACTTCAAGTGAATATTCCTCCATGCAAAGATTTCTCCATTGAGCTTGT GATAACTGACTCTGAGCACCTGAAAAGGAGACTTCACTTATCAACAGTGCATAAAGATCTGTCTGCTACACTTTTACATGCAAAGATACCTTTTGTAGGATTGAAGCGTAATATT TGGTCTACTTTGTGCATCGACCTCGTATCATTCACTGCTGAACTGTTTAAAGGATTTTTGACTCTGGATGGCATCACATTGTTTGCCACCTGTAAAGTCCGCAGAATCTTCACCATGAAAACAGAGCCTACAGGAATGTCAGCTGATG ATATGTTTCTCAGTGGAGCTGGCCTCACAGACTTGATTCCTCGCAGTTGCCAGTTCCCACCAGATGTAACGCATGTAACCCAGTTGATGAACATGGCAAATTTGCAGAAGGCAGAAACGAGTACTAATCCTTTAAACTCTGACGTTG TTCCTGATCAGTCTGGCACTGCCAGATCAAGCAGTTATCGGCGAGCTAGGCCCCAGGGTGTTTCACACACAGCCTCAGGCTCCAGGGCTTCAGGACCACCCCCTCCAACTGGAAGGAAAAGCAGTGCAGCCTCAGACAGAATGAATAACAGTGCGCTCTTTATCTCAGATATG GGATCCCCATCTATTAGAATGAACCaaaaggtttctgcagaaagcCCGAGCATTGCAAACCTCTGTAAGAACTTCTCACATAGAGCACCATCATGCACTCATCATGAGG TACTACATGTAGGACCGCCTGGCAGTTTACAGTCCCACCTTTCAAAAGACAAGCAGGAGTCAAAGAATCTATGGGTCCTCAGTACTGAAAAAGAGAAGGTAGCATCATCAG ATATGTGTAGCTTCAGTCCTCTAAGGGAAACTTCCAGAGCTGCACCCACACCAGCAGAGTCTCTCTCTTGCTCAATTCAGCAAGGTTTGTCTTCTGACCTGCGAGTCTGGAGTAGCTGGGAGTGTAATGAGGGGCCTGAGCCCCAGCTCACTCTGCAAGAGGAGGTGTTCACTTTCTCATCCCATCCACACTCACCCAAACGAGGGCAAGACCACGGTGACCAGGAGAAGTTGGAGATGGTAGATGACCAGGTTcagagcaggagcaggaggcGGCATGAGGCCCAGCCTGAAGATGACTTTATTGGCAGTGAAAGTGATGAG GACAAGACCTATACAACGTTCCAGCATCAAAGAACTGGCACTGACTCCAGTACTGCTACTCCCAGAAGTCCTGGTCTAACTTTGAATACGCAACATGACGACCACGTTGAGTCCCATAACATGCACCAAACATCACGAAACGAGCTCAGCGCAGCTACTATCAATATGCTGTCTGCATCACATGAGAGAGGTGAACCAGCGAGGATGGGCCCCACGCGCTGCCTCTCGCCCGCTGCAACACCCAGCAGACAGTGTGGCCTTCATGGTACAGAGATTGTAACCCAGGTTCTGAAAGTGAAGGACAGTGTGTCACTCTCTAGGAGACTGCTACAAGAAGTCAAAATGGATAACTTCCCACAGAACAAG GAAGAAGACGATGATGAGACGCTGAAGGCTGTTGATTCCAGTCATTACGAGGTGGACCTGCTTGGCAGTCTACAGATGCATggggatgatgatgaggagctCCAAATGCTGGCAAGCCTAAAaagagagcaggaagaagatGAGTGTAGGGCCTCAGGCCTAAGTGCATCTCAGATCCACCAGTGTAATGTCAGCATCAGCATGAGCAGTGACGACACCTCTACTTGGACTCACATCTCCATG gagAGGATGAGActgtga
- the cfap20dc gene encoding uncharacterized protein C3orf67 homolog isoform X5 → MFRNNYQGGAVVEIFSGQGKDPVAKWKLCGGPSAIRKEFNKEVKGFVYCLEGSSQTVKMQMPENGKMSLGLLQKYLVLQVNIPPCKDFSIELVITDSEHLKRRLHLSTVHKDLSATLLHAKIPFVGLKRNIWSTLCIDLVSFTAELFKGFLTLDGITLFATCKVRRIFTMKTEPTGMSADDMFLSGAGLTDLIPRSCQFPPDVTHVTQLMNMANLQKAETSTNPLNSDVVPDQSGTARSSSYRRARPQGVSHTASGSRASGPPPPTGRKSSAASDRMNNSALFISDMGSPSIRMNQKVSAESPSIANLCKNFSHRAPSCTHHEVLHVGPPGSLQSHLSKDKQESKNLWVLSTEKEKVASSDMCSFSPLRETSRAAPTPAESLSCSIQQGLSSDLRVWSSWECNEGPEPQLTLQEEVFTFSSHPHSPKRGQDHGDQEKLEMVDDQVQSRSRRRHEAQPEDDFIGSESDEDKTYTTFQHQRTGTDSSTATPRSPGLTLNTQHDDHVESHNMHQTSRNELSAATINMLSASHERGEPARMGPTRCLSPAATPSRQCGLHGTEIVTQVLKVKDSVSLSRRLLQEVKMDNFPQNKEEDDDETLKAVDSSHYEVDLLGSLQMHGDDDEELQMLASLKREQEEDECRASGLSASQIHQCNVSISMSSDDTSTWTHISMGMDGCPQSSYYAS, encoded by the exons ATGTTCAGGAATAATTATCAG GGTGGCGCTGTGGTGGAAATATTCAGCGGACAGGGAAAAGACCCTGTAGCAAAATGGAAACTTTGCGGAGGGCCGTCAGCCATCCGTAAG GAGTTTAATAAAGAAGTCAAAGGCTTTGTTTACTGTCTGGAGGGAAGCAGCCAGACAGTCAAGATGCAAATGCCAGAGAATGGGAAAATGTCTC TTGGGCTTCTTCAAAAATACCTGGTACTTCAAGTGAATATTCCTCCATGCAAAGATTTCTCCATTGAGCTTGT GATAACTGACTCTGAGCACCTGAAAAGGAGACTTCACTTATCAACAGTGCATAAAGATCTGTCTGCTACACTTTTACATGCAAAGATACCTTTTGTAGGATTGAAGCGTAATATT TGGTCTACTTTGTGCATCGACCTCGTATCATTCACTGCTGAACTGTTTAAAGGATTTTTGACTCTGGATGGCATCACATTGTTTGCCACCTGTAAAGTCCGCAGAATCTTCACCATGAAAACAGAGCCTACAGGAATGTCAGCTGATG ATATGTTTCTCAGTGGAGCTGGCCTCACAGACTTGATTCCTCGCAGTTGCCAGTTCCCACCAGATGTAACGCATGTAACCCAGTTGATGAACATGGCAAATTTGCAGAAGGCAGAAACGAGTACTAATCCTTTAAACTCTGACGTTG TTCCTGATCAGTCTGGCACTGCCAGATCAAGCAGTTATCGGCGAGCTAGGCCCCAGGGTGTTTCACACACAGCCTCAGGCTCCAGGGCTTCAGGACCACCCCCTCCAACTGGAAGGAAAAGCAGTGCAGCCTCAGACAGAATGAATAACAGTGCGCTCTTTATCTCAGATATG GGATCCCCATCTATTAGAATGAACCaaaaggtttctgcagaaagcCCGAGCATTGCAAACCTCTGTAAGAACTTCTCACATAGAGCACCATCATGCACTCATCATGAGG TACTACATGTAGGACCGCCTGGCAGTTTACAGTCCCACCTTTCAAAAGACAAGCAGGAGTCAAAGAATCTATGGGTCCTCAGTACTGAAAAAGAGAAGGTAGCATCATCAG ATATGTGTAGCTTCAGTCCTCTAAGGGAAACTTCCAGAGCTGCACCCACACCAGCAGAGTCTCTCTCTTGCTCAATTCAGCAAGGTTTGTCTTCTGACCTGCGAGTCTGGAGTAGCTGGGAGTGTAATGAGGGGCCTGAGCCCCAGCTCACTCTGCAAGAGGAGGTGTTCACTTTCTCATCCCATCCACACTCACCCAAACGAGGGCAAGACCACGGTGACCAGGAGAAGTTGGAGATGGTAGATGACCAGGTTcagagcaggagcaggaggcGGCATGAGGCCCAGCCTGAAGATGACTTTATTGGCAGTGAAAGTGATGAG GACAAGACCTATACAACGTTCCAGCATCAAAGAACTGGCACTGACTCCAGTACTGCTACTCCCAGAAGTCCTGGTCTAACTTTGAATACGCAACATGACGACCACGTTGAGTCCCATAACATGCACCAAACATCACGAAACGAGCTCAGCGCAGCTACTATCAATATGCTGTCTGCATCACATGAGAGAGGTGAACCAGCGAGGATGGGCCCCACGCGCTGCCTCTCGCCCGCTGCAACACCCAGCAGACAGTGTGGCCTTCATGGTACAGAGATTGTAACCCAGGTTCTGAAAGTGAAGGACAGTGTGTCACTCTCTAGGAGACTGCTACAAGAAGTCAAAATGGATAACTTCCCACAGAACAAG GAAGAAGACGATGATGAGACGCTGAAGGCTGTTGATTCCAGTCATTACGAGGTGGACCTGCTTGGCAGTCTACAGATGCATggggatgatgatgaggagctCCAAATGCTGGCAAGCCTAAAaagagagcaggaagaagatGAGTGTAGGGCCTCAGGCCTAAGTGCATCTCAGATCCACCAGTGTAATGTCAGCATCAGCATGAGCAGTGACGACACCTCTACTTGGACTCACATCTCCATG GGAATGGATGGATGTCCTCAGTCCTCCTATTATGCCTCCTAG
- the cfap20dc gene encoding uncharacterized protein C3orf67 homolog isoform X1, with amino-acid sequence MFRNNYQGGAVVEIFSGQGKDPVAKWKLCGGPSAIRKEFNKEVKGFVYCLEGSSQTVKMQMPENGKMSLGLLQKYLVLQVNIPPCKDFSIELVITDSEHLKRRLHLSTVHKDLSATLLHAKIPFVGLKRNIWSTLCIDLVSFTAELFKGFLTLDGITLFATCKVRRIFTMKTEPTGMSADDMFLSGAGLTDLIPRSCQFPPDVTHVTQLMNMANLQKAETSTNPLNSDVVPDQSGTARSSSYRRARPQGVSHTASGSRASGPPPPTGRKSSAASDRMNNSALFISDMGSPSIRMNQKVSAESPSIANLCKNFSHRAPSCTHHEVLHVGPPGSLQSHLSKDKQESKNLWVLSTEKEKVASSDMCSFSPLRETSRAAPTPAESLSCSIQQGLSSDLRVWSSWECNEGPEPQLTLQEEVFTFSSHPHSPKRGQDHGDQEKLEMVDDQVQSRSRRRHEAQPEDDFIGSESDEDKTYTTFQHQRTGTDSSTATPRSPGLTLNTQHDDHVESHNMHQTSRNELSAATINMLSASHERGEPARMGPTRCLSPAATPSRQCGLHGTEIVTQVLKVKDSVSLSRRLLQEVKMDNFPQNKEEDDDETLKAVDSSHYEVDLLGSLQMHGDDDEELQMLASLKREQEEDECRASGLSASQIHQCNVSISMSSDDTSTWTHISMPANQGHHYQNEMNPLLHSNPREWMDVLSPPIMPPSQHRRSDSTWNNEENLVRGEDETVKEEENEEEYLNLLYDPCLNCYFDPKTGKYYELV; translated from the exons ATGTTCAGGAATAATTATCAG GGTGGCGCTGTGGTGGAAATATTCAGCGGACAGGGAAAAGACCCTGTAGCAAAATGGAAACTTTGCGGAGGGCCGTCAGCCATCCGTAAG GAGTTTAATAAAGAAGTCAAAGGCTTTGTTTACTGTCTGGAGGGAAGCAGCCAGACAGTCAAGATGCAAATGCCAGAGAATGGGAAAATGTCTC TTGGGCTTCTTCAAAAATACCTGGTACTTCAAGTGAATATTCCTCCATGCAAAGATTTCTCCATTGAGCTTGT GATAACTGACTCTGAGCACCTGAAAAGGAGACTTCACTTATCAACAGTGCATAAAGATCTGTCTGCTACACTTTTACATGCAAAGATACCTTTTGTAGGATTGAAGCGTAATATT TGGTCTACTTTGTGCATCGACCTCGTATCATTCACTGCTGAACTGTTTAAAGGATTTTTGACTCTGGATGGCATCACATTGTTTGCCACCTGTAAAGTCCGCAGAATCTTCACCATGAAAACAGAGCCTACAGGAATGTCAGCTGATG ATATGTTTCTCAGTGGAGCTGGCCTCACAGACTTGATTCCTCGCAGTTGCCAGTTCCCACCAGATGTAACGCATGTAACCCAGTTGATGAACATGGCAAATTTGCAGAAGGCAGAAACGAGTACTAATCCTTTAAACTCTGACGTTG TTCCTGATCAGTCTGGCACTGCCAGATCAAGCAGTTATCGGCGAGCTAGGCCCCAGGGTGTTTCACACACAGCCTCAGGCTCCAGGGCTTCAGGACCACCCCCTCCAACTGGAAGGAAAAGCAGTGCAGCCTCAGACAGAATGAATAACAGTGCGCTCTTTATCTCAGATATG GGATCCCCATCTATTAGAATGAACCaaaaggtttctgcagaaagcCCGAGCATTGCAAACCTCTGTAAGAACTTCTCACATAGAGCACCATCATGCACTCATCATGAGG TACTACATGTAGGACCGCCTGGCAGTTTACAGTCCCACCTTTCAAAAGACAAGCAGGAGTCAAAGAATCTATGGGTCCTCAGTACTGAAAAAGAGAAGGTAGCATCATCAG ATATGTGTAGCTTCAGTCCTCTAAGGGAAACTTCCAGAGCTGCACCCACACCAGCAGAGTCTCTCTCTTGCTCAATTCAGCAAGGTTTGTCTTCTGACCTGCGAGTCTGGAGTAGCTGGGAGTGTAATGAGGGGCCTGAGCCCCAGCTCACTCTGCAAGAGGAGGTGTTCACTTTCTCATCCCATCCACACTCACCCAAACGAGGGCAAGACCACGGTGACCAGGAGAAGTTGGAGATGGTAGATGACCAGGTTcagagcaggagcaggaggcGGCATGAGGCCCAGCCTGAAGATGACTTTATTGGCAGTGAAAGTGATGAG GACAAGACCTATACAACGTTCCAGCATCAAAGAACTGGCACTGACTCCAGTACTGCTACTCCCAGAAGTCCTGGTCTAACTTTGAATACGCAACATGACGACCACGTTGAGTCCCATAACATGCACCAAACATCACGAAACGAGCTCAGCGCAGCTACTATCAATATGCTGTCTGCATCACATGAGAGAGGTGAACCAGCGAGGATGGGCCCCACGCGCTGCCTCTCGCCCGCTGCAACACCCAGCAGACAGTGTGGCCTTCATGGTACAGAGATTGTAACCCAGGTTCTGAAAGTGAAGGACAGTGTGTCACTCTCTAGGAGACTGCTACAAGAAGTCAAAATGGATAACTTCCCACAGAACAAG GAAGAAGACGATGATGAGACGCTGAAGGCTGTTGATTCCAGTCATTACGAGGTGGACCTGCTTGGCAGTCTACAGATGCATggggatgatgatgaggagctCCAAATGCTGGCAAGCCTAAAaagagagcaggaagaagatGAGTGTAGGGCCTCAGGCCTAAGTGCATCTCAGATCCACCAGTGTAATGTCAGCATCAGCATGAGCAGTGACGACACCTCTACTTGGACTCACATCTCCATG CCTGCTAATCAGGGTCACCACTATCAGAATGAAATGAACCCACTCCTACATTCAAACCCCAG GGAATGGATGGATGTCCTCAGTCCTCCTATTATGCCTCCTAGCCAGCATAGAAGGTCAGACAGCACATGGAACAATGAGGAAAATCTAGTCagag gagAGGATGAGActgtgaaagaagaggagaatgaGGAAGAATATTTGAATCTACTCTATGATCCTTGCCTGAACTGCTATTTCGATCCAAAGACAGGAAAGTACTATGAACTAGTTTGA
- the cfap20dc gene encoding uncharacterized protein C3orf67 homolog isoform X2 produces MFRNNYQGGAVVEIFSGQGKDPVAKWKLCGGPSAIRKEFNKEVKGFVYCLEGSSQTVKMQMPENGKMSLGLLQKYLVLQVNIPPCKDFSIELVITDSEHLKRRLHLSTVHKDLSATLLHAKIPFVGLKRNIWSTLCIDLVSFTAELFKGFLTLDGITLFATCKVRRIFTMKTEPTGMSADDMFLSGAGLTDLIPRSCQFPPDVTHVTQLMNMANLQKAETSTNPLNSDVVPDQSGTARSSSYRRARPQGVSHTASGSRASGPPPPTGRKSSAASDRMNNSALFISDMGSPSIRMNQKVSAESPSIANLCKNFSHRAPSCTHHEGPPGSLQSHLSKDKQESKNLWVLSTEKEKVASSDMCSFSPLRETSRAAPTPAESLSCSIQQGLSSDLRVWSSWECNEGPEPQLTLQEEVFTFSSHPHSPKRGQDHGDQEKLEMVDDQVQSRSRRRHEAQPEDDFIGSESDEDKTYTTFQHQRTGTDSSTATPRSPGLTLNTQHDDHVESHNMHQTSRNELSAATINMLSASHERGEPARMGPTRCLSPAATPSRQCGLHGTEIVTQVLKVKDSVSLSRRLLQEVKMDNFPQNKEEDDDETLKAVDSSHYEVDLLGSLQMHGDDDEELQMLASLKREQEEDECRASGLSASQIHQCNVSISMSSDDTSTWTHISMPANQGHHYQNEMNPLLHSNPREWMDVLSPPIMPPSQHRRSDSTWNNEENLVRGEDETVKEEENEEEYLNLLYDPCLNCYFDPKTGKYYELV; encoded by the exons ATGTTCAGGAATAATTATCAG GGTGGCGCTGTGGTGGAAATATTCAGCGGACAGGGAAAAGACCCTGTAGCAAAATGGAAACTTTGCGGAGGGCCGTCAGCCATCCGTAAG GAGTTTAATAAAGAAGTCAAAGGCTTTGTTTACTGTCTGGAGGGAAGCAGCCAGACAGTCAAGATGCAAATGCCAGAGAATGGGAAAATGTCTC TTGGGCTTCTTCAAAAATACCTGGTACTTCAAGTGAATATTCCTCCATGCAAAGATTTCTCCATTGAGCTTGT GATAACTGACTCTGAGCACCTGAAAAGGAGACTTCACTTATCAACAGTGCATAAAGATCTGTCTGCTACACTTTTACATGCAAAGATACCTTTTGTAGGATTGAAGCGTAATATT TGGTCTACTTTGTGCATCGACCTCGTATCATTCACTGCTGAACTGTTTAAAGGATTTTTGACTCTGGATGGCATCACATTGTTTGCCACCTGTAAAGTCCGCAGAATCTTCACCATGAAAACAGAGCCTACAGGAATGTCAGCTGATG ATATGTTTCTCAGTGGAGCTGGCCTCACAGACTTGATTCCTCGCAGTTGCCAGTTCCCACCAGATGTAACGCATGTAACCCAGTTGATGAACATGGCAAATTTGCAGAAGGCAGAAACGAGTACTAATCCTTTAAACTCTGACGTTG TTCCTGATCAGTCTGGCACTGCCAGATCAAGCAGTTATCGGCGAGCTAGGCCCCAGGGTGTTTCACACACAGCCTCAGGCTCCAGGGCTTCAGGACCACCCCCTCCAACTGGAAGGAAAAGCAGTGCAGCCTCAGACAGAATGAATAACAGTGCGCTCTTTATCTCAGATATG GGATCCCCATCTATTAGAATGAACCaaaaggtttctgcagaaagcCCGAGCATTGCAAACCTCTGTAAGAACTTCTCACATAGAGCACCATCATGCACTCATCATGAGG GACCGCCTGGCAGTTTACAGTCCCACCTTTCAAAAGACAAGCAGGAGTCAAAGAATCTATGGGTCCTCAGTACTGAAAAAGAGAAGGTAGCATCATCAG ATATGTGTAGCTTCAGTCCTCTAAGGGAAACTTCCAGAGCTGCACCCACACCAGCAGAGTCTCTCTCTTGCTCAATTCAGCAAGGTTTGTCTTCTGACCTGCGAGTCTGGAGTAGCTGGGAGTGTAATGAGGGGCCTGAGCCCCAGCTCACTCTGCAAGAGGAGGTGTTCACTTTCTCATCCCATCCACACTCACCCAAACGAGGGCAAGACCACGGTGACCAGGAGAAGTTGGAGATGGTAGATGACCAGGTTcagagcaggagcaggaggcGGCATGAGGCCCAGCCTGAAGATGACTTTATTGGCAGTGAAAGTGATGAG GACAAGACCTATACAACGTTCCAGCATCAAAGAACTGGCACTGACTCCAGTACTGCTACTCCCAGAAGTCCTGGTCTAACTTTGAATACGCAACATGACGACCACGTTGAGTCCCATAACATGCACCAAACATCACGAAACGAGCTCAGCGCAGCTACTATCAATATGCTGTCTGCATCACATGAGAGAGGTGAACCAGCGAGGATGGGCCCCACGCGCTGCCTCTCGCCCGCTGCAACACCCAGCAGACAGTGTGGCCTTCATGGTACAGAGATTGTAACCCAGGTTCTGAAAGTGAAGGACAGTGTGTCACTCTCTAGGAGACTGCTACAAGAAGTCAAAATGGATAACTTCCCACAGAACAAG GAAGAAGACGATGATGAGACGCTGAAGGCTGTTGATTCCAGTCATTACGAGGTGGACCTGCTTGGCAGTCTACAGATGCATggggatgatgatgaggagctCCAAATGCTGGCAAGCCTAAAaagagagcaggaagaagatGAGTGTAGGGCCTCAGGCCTAAGTGCATCTCAGATCCACCAGTGTAATGTCAGCATCAGCATGAGCAGTGACGACACCTCTACTTGGACTCACATCTCCATG CCTGCTAATCAGGGTCACCACTATCAGAATGAAATGAACCCACTCCTACATTCAAACCCCAG GGAATGGATGGATGTCCTCAGTCCTCCTATTATGCCTCCTAGCCAGCATAGAAGGTCAGACAGCACATGGAACAATGAGGAAAATCTAGTCagag gagAGGATGAGActgtgaaagaagaggagaatgaGGAAGAATATTTGAATCTACTCTATGATCCTTGCCTGAACTGCTATTTCGATCCAAAGACAGGAAAGTACTATGAACTAGTTTGA